A window of Pseudochaenichthys georgianus chromosome 11, fPseGeo1.2, whole genome shotgun sequence genomic DNA:
tgttgtagacccaaataaataaaagaactcattctcaaaaaagataaacgccattcttaaaatgtataaacgaacaatagtttgattaatattgattagagtgcacaatagaaataaaataattgagagaagaaaaagagatgttatctatcaaaacccagttagattaacattcattggattgcacactttgtttgtgtggatatgtagcacattaacattttaatagcacttaatgactgactgaatggaaatgacaaatgaaaataaaaagcgatcatgaaaatgtttccaacaaatgaataaaatgattgttGACCACTtttttgttcagatatatcacatatttgtaactaaatgaaacatgaattgaaaccaaacacggtataaactgaggagtgactctcgtgagtttcatttattttcttcactccgctgggaaactgctctcatgtcaagaagcatcagatcagtgcatgcactgcatcgtccaatcagtgagcgatacacagtaagggggcggggcgagtgtctgacgatttcatcggaggatggacCGGTGGTTCCTcgatcctccggcagaaataagagccatgggacggtactcaagatggcgcagacaaatcaacttccggtgggaccgaggagcgaggaaatgaaaatagtcgacctgagacgGGGCCTAGGTCTTGCCTCTTTGACAACGTTACATTTCATGAAAACCGTTACATCCTGTTTGTGCAGGAGTTACATGCTGCAACGCTTTCTCGACGTTAAGCTGGGTGCGTTTCCCTGGAGTCGCCAGGTATGGTATGATACTGCTGCTCAACACACACAAGCAAACGAGTGCAAGGCAAGCTGCCTCGAAACATTTGTACGCAGTCAACTACAGAAGCTAATCCAGGGGGTCTAGCTCGGCTCAGAGGAACACATTTGGTACATATATGACAATAACAAACATGTTAAAGAAATACTAGAATTGTATTTTAACGTGCAGATAATGGATACACATCCAGGACGTTGTAATGCAATGCTAGCAACAAGTTTTACAACCTCAAAATTAAATAGTTAAAACTGACAAATGTTTTACAAATGGTATTTAGCATGCAGTACCTTTTGTTTCAAAATACAACAACCCAGTGTCTGTCTAGCTGGGATGAAAGCCATGTGACTTCCGTTTGTGAACACCCAGTTCAGTTTTCAGGTTAAACACTTAAAGTCAGAAAAACGCGAAGCAGTATAGAGTCTTCATGTATTCGTGTTTAATTTAGGGGCAACATTTAGAGATATATGTGTTCCTATGTTGAGAATGATTCCACTCTCCATTGCTCCTCTGACGTCTTCCTGGGCTCAGTTTCCGCTCTGGCGCAGCGAGGACAGGAGGAGGGGCAGCAGGTTGAGAGCGGGCCGATGCTCCTGCGCCCCCAGCGCTACCAGAGCCCCCGCCAGGAGAGACGTTACTGTGGGCAGGACCGGGGGCTGAAGCGGCATCACCTGGAACAGAGACACAGGAAGCTCACATCCATAAACGAAAAGCCTCATCGATAAAAGTGTTCTTTCTCTATTTATAACTACAGATTATGTCTGGcatttcttaattttttttcttgGCCCTTTACCTTATCAATATTGTTTTTTTAAGAATCTTCACTTGATTTGTGACAAATCAGTTCAGTGGTGAAATCTTTCTTCAGATGTGACGGTAAAGGCCCATCGTTCTCCCAAAGATCTGAACAGAGATATGTATGTCTTTTACCTCTTGGAGTGAAACAACTAAATGGGATCACATTTCATCAGTATTGTAACTTTTCCTGAGAGCTTTGGCATTTGTAGAACAGCCAATAGGAACTCTCTCTTTGGAATGATCTGTAATACGGGAAAGTCTACCATCATAGACAATACTGTGTCTCACTTCTGATACTTCCTCTAGTACACTGCCATGTGGTTCACTGTAAACACTTGTGAAGTGTGTGCATTTCAACCATGTAGTGTTGTCTCACAATGCTGCTGTGCccacacaggaagtgacgatcAGCTAGTACTGTGATattttaaaattacatttttgctCAATATTTCCCCAAAAATGTATTGCCTGAAAGAAAGCTTATAAAGATGTAGCTGGTGGTTCTAGATTGTTGGAACTTTCAGGTGAAATATTTATGGAAATAAAAAATGTGGCAGCCCCTGCTCTCAGAACATCCACTAGTTCGCTGCTCACCGTTTCAACTTTATGACAGTGAATGAGTCCATCCGGTCCAATGTAAAAAGTAGAGAATGCATCATATGACCTATAAAAGAAGACATTTGGATGCAATTAAAACCATTGTGACAAAATACTTTAGAATAAGTGTGCTCCTATTGATCGACCACCAATAGTACAACAAAATATTTAGACTTGAGGTGAAAAAATTGAGCTACAGAGTTCattgcagaatgtgtgaaagaggATTAAGGAGTGAGATATTGCCTGCAAATAAATGAACAGTGCATGATACCGTCTAATCTCTTGAAGAGGCACAAATAATCAGCAAATATGGCTTCCAACAACCGGTTATCAGCTCCGAAAATCCTGATCGGAGCACTTTTTACATCAAATAAAATACTTACCGAAGACTTATTGCATATTTAATCTGTtaacagtgatgtacctgaacgcgttcaatgaacgatcgttcatgaacgcgttcatattttgggcgaacgtgaactgaacgtactgtatttccgctagatgaacgtaattgagaacgcgttcattctcagcgctgtataacggcgttcaaaagtgcgttcattctcagcactgtattataacggcgttcaaaagtgtgccagatttcatatgcctttcagccgaaatcccagttaaaacacacagtaaacaggcttcaaaataatgcggaaaaccacccaatctggcaacagcaagctgcctgtgacgcgtacgcgcctgtcacccctggctgtcgcactaaaatataaatatactaaatatatcagactcctcacaacaaacaatgtggaaccgcggaaccggcgagcattgaatgaatgaatgaattagtatggacgaagccagagcagctggagcagcactcgctcagagtgagactctacggcaggggtggggaacctccggcctccgggctgtatacggcccgcgagacaatttggtacggccctcgatgtcatttataaacacacgcaaaaaatgaaagaaatctagaccgcaaacaaattaaacaagcgagtgcctgtttttcctggccaaggtcagggtccttgaacacaacacgggcctaacgtgtcatcacgtggtatatgtctcgactgacaggggtgcagttctgacggagagcaccagaacgccactccagcacttcagaaattgcagtaccgataagtccatacacatgccgcagtttctgcgtgtctgtgtctttagttgaaagcccagtggcgatctgctcatctgtcatactgatcagacagtcaataactgtgttgttatcattagcatctggttagctagctatgctaacgaatataagaagctttttctacaaccagtgaggtaaaggcacatctttatatgatcattatagttataaaaaaataagagaataaagtaaacaggtataaaatactatatgacagttattaataaagaagaatacagtttgaaaggagagtgatttgtcaaatatccataaattaaaagaaaatctgcttacagttgtgtttggggtgttgagagatgtgtccatagctctcctaatgttgctctcaaagtgcaccagattgatgtttttaacttcaacatttaaaaaaaatcttcccaggggagcacgccacaccctgcacgtgcatgcatacgcgagtcatggtgagatatctggattaagaggttgctttttctttgcacagaatgaaatgaatgggctgtgattttagtttttttaagcagaggtcaataacttgtacggccctctgaggatattgtaaaaattgaaatggcccttgagaggaaaaaggttcctcacccctgctctacggcgtcggcgtatgagcatttaaaagagttttacgttaaagtcagtactgactcagatggaaaaaatcaaacgtttgcctgtaaactgtgtccgcccggtttgaaaaagcaagtccgtacatcgacgacgtcgacaacaaaccttaaacggcacattgagaataagcacacgactagcctttcacggtatgtgtgagtggcgaataaaaaagagagccaaaacagatccactaccacccaaatcccattaacatcgtacaggagacaaataatagctcgcagcaacgtattgaaaaaagaactataaactataaattagttcatttttgaaaccatgaactttagttctacattttgaattatgaactatgaactgaactagttcattttaaaatgtgtgaactgtgaactgaactagttcatgtagaaagtgaactttcccaacactgtctgttaagccccgagcctgtttttcaggtctcaggctcaaaatgacattcccagaacaaatgaccatatcttcccttctaaaagggttaaattaataatcttttttctcaaagcaaggttacacctgtgtgttggatgtagaagtgtcagaatcaatatagatgtttattttaaagtaaattcagataaaCAAATTTAaatgattgtgtccgtccaaaaaaaaaagattacttttagtgaaaaccacccttgaatgatgggatggtagactaaaagctttaggaatccaaactacaacatataataagtaccctgtatcaagattgatgcaaaacaagtgaaatttgacctttttagagaggtttagcaaaaaaacatttctggggccatttgggtggaatTGACCTAtttctggccccccttgctcgattttgctgattgacatctctttctaaccgtcagagccaatggaatcgaggggaactcccacatactccttatttggtcatttgtgtgtgtgtgtgtgtggtgtgtgtgtgtgtgtgtgtgtgtgtggtgtgtgtgtgtgggtgtgtgtgtgtgtggtgtgtgtgtgtgtgtgtgtgtgtgtgtggtgtgtgtgtgtgtgtgtgtgtgagactgctacatagccaagaccggaagctgcgataattctggtggctaccattagcagctaacttttactctccgagttttacataaaaatagaattatggattataataaaaaaattatcactcagaaacattatcaacctatggattaaccgattcagccgcgttttttctcgttttaatgccattgaacaagtcttttgatcagattgacagctacggtgagacgatctccctagaagctccttaaaggtacgtgttgtgatgtctctgtttgcttcccctgtcgcgagttcggatccctcagtgatgatactatatacccaaataatctgtggaacctcagctttaatcggatatcttgtatgtgcagctacgataagtaataagggtatcttttatcttgagttctgtgccaaagtgcgttagcatttttcgctcaggggtcatttagatgcttcttatgagacttgtgtttgttttggtaaaacattttttttacaaaaagtttgtatcgtcaattagctgagattatttccgttaatctggtataacacattaataaattcttaaatattaagatcccctgagactaggggtgcaacaactaatcgacttaatcgattaaaatcgatgatcaaattagttgccaactaattcagtcgtcgattcgttggtgacgtcatcgcgtgtgttttacgcgccgttaagctccaacgttatcggtttttatcggtactggagacatttaaaaaatatgtcatatgtattattgctacataaacattatctcgcagtcttagtgtcgacaactcgtttctaaaatgcaaaaagacaaaaaaaaatgcgtctatggtgtattttcgatctttccaatcgagacgagatctctctcccgtctgtgtgcgagggggcggggcagtttacacacacggttatgctacatgcagcaacacacggcggggatgtgagagaagcgctccaaggtgtggttaaatgttacccgtctctaggtggacaatgctcgttgccaattgtgcaataagagtttagcatgtaagggcggtaacacgagcaatttgtctaaacatttagcaaaagtgctccacatccagacggaggaatgcaccgggttcgactgtctttctagtagctctgtagccccatccacgagtaacgtttccacgtcaggtatatgtatgctagcagcaacacacggagttaactacattatacaaacatgggttaatgattagaggtaactgagtaactctttattttgttaaagtttcagctattctgtttacaattaTGTTATCACAttatacgatttgttaaaacattgttcttTTATTATGTCGATTTTTATTATgttcgattttatgtttttaacagaaacttggattgaacaaaataacagtgcactCTAAAATAAGTGGTTCTAAAAAAAGTCTTCATAGCAAGAAatcatgtaataataataattctgcAGGTCTGTTACGTCCCCAGCTCGCGTAGGGTAACAGGGAAGCAACAGGAAACCAGGTGTTCTTGGTAAGAGGTTGGTTTTAATAATAAACTCAAAATAAAGACGATATAACCAAAAATACAGGCTCTTAAAACCAGCTATCTGTTCACAATAACGACACAAAACAAAGGCCACAGATTATCACAGTCAGAGCGCACTATGGGCACTTAAGGCTAATAGTGAGGCGTCTCGCACAAGTTCGACGCCGTCCCAAAAATCTCGACACAATACACATAACGACCAGGGTCGtcacaggtctcccttgaaaaagagatcaatgatctcaagggacaatCTGGATcgataaaggtttgaaatgaaaccaTGTACACAAACAGTTTCCCCTCAGCCTACCTGAGCTGTTGCTGTTTAGGTCATTGTCAACTTGTTAGGAATAACATCAGATGCTCGCAGGTTGAGGGCGTGAGGTCAGTTTGGTGTAACCTTTACACTTGTCACACATGTTGTTCACTTTAAGTCATTTCCTATCAgtagaagaaaaaagaaaatactgatGTGTTTCCAAAAGGTTGTTTTTTCTGGCACGTCTTGCTCTTGCTTGTGCAACGCAGTCTCTAATGAAAGCTGCTATTGATGCAAGCTGTGCCGGTAAAGCTCACACGCCTCCACAGGGGGACCGTGAAAGTACATTTCATGAGACAGGACTTGAATCACATTTCCTGTTTGATGCAGAGCGGTCTGAAAACCTTGGCTGCATGACGCTAGCTCGAACATAAGAGTTGCGTACCTCCCGCGGGGCTCCGGGCTTGATGTAGGTGCTGCCGATCTCCTTGGCCCTCCTCTGCAGGCTGAAGTTGTTGGACGAGTGTTTGTACTGCTCGCAGGCCAGATAGAACTGCAGGTTCTCCTCGCTGAACTCAGAGCGCAGGAATGCTCCAAACACCGAGACCCCacctgagaggaggaggaggagggacacATGCAAACGTCACTTTAAGCATGCTACAAGCAGACGCCCACACAGAACACTGACGCAACAATCTTGCAGGCCTTGTGAGcacaacacaaaacacacaagTGTTGCCAGCTGGGAAGTTGCTCAGGTTCGTTTCTAAACGTTGGCACGCACCGTTCATTTCTATTCGTCCCGTGTCAGGCTGTCTGGGCTTTGATTCGTGGCTGGTTATCAATCTGAGCTTTCAAACATGACTTTGTACAGAGGACAGTGTCAAAGTGCTGACACACATGTAGGTATGCCACAGCTCACACACTTCAGCTGCAGAGAACAGCACTCTACATGAGCATGCACTGATAAGGGCGAGCCATCAGGCAGGCTCGGTGTGCGTTAAAGGCAAAGAGTCCGCAGAACGTTACTGAAGCTTAAGTTCATCAATGCTGAAATAAAAGACACGGTGTTCACGTTAAAGGCCCCGTTATGCTCATTATCGGGTTAATGTCactgtgtagtgtctctacgtgtctccttgctttaatgttcaaacagcgctttctttttctcacactgtctgtgctgcagctcctcttttcaccctctgtctgaaaccagagcccagtctgctctgattggttagctggctggctctgttgtgattgaggGAACAGAGatattagcctttgcagaccatttacatgcacagaacCCGATATCACACGCGGCAGGaaagaaacccccaaaagccGAAGAGAAGACGAACACAATGTACGCACATCATTGATACTAGGCTTTACTGGAAACGCATTAACATAAAGGACACCGACAGACATTAGCCTAATCCTACACCGGTGCAGGAATTAAGTTATTTAGTAGGCAAAAAGAAGTTAGCAACGCGAGGGCTCCGTCGTTAAAAAACAATGTATTTTACCATTGGACATCAGTACATTGTCATGTTAACACCGCTTCTTTAGATTTGAAGCGTAAATGCAAATGCAAGACGTCAAAATCTAACTAGGCTAAAAAGAAAACTACTGCCTGAggtaaaggcggctaatgttccgTGTGATGACGTACAGATGTCTCATTTTGCTTCCTGTTAGCAACTGCCGTTTGAGAGACACAAAGAAACTTCAGACTTTCACCAGTCAGGTATTTGCTGACGTGTTGTATGACGTAGAACAAAAAGGTTCAAACCTCTTCATCTCATTTCAGGTATCTAACCACACCTGCACTACCCTCAGCTAAAGTTATCCACACAGCAGATACATAAATGGAAAGTATTTAAAATATCCTGTGGAGCTATCTGTATTATCAGAGTGTTCAATCAGGACTCGCCCTGGTGTTGTTCAACCCGGTGACGTGAGTGTGTCAGACACACGGAGAGTACTGGAACACACCACAAACAAGCCGACCAGTGACAGAGCGGTGACTCAGGAATGTACCCGTGTAGCAGTCATAACAAATGTTGCAACCACTATCCCTGTTTACGTCAGGCCAAACATCCTGTAGCTGCAGGGAGGGACTTATACCGCTGCTAACTAACCGTTCTATTAATAGGCAGCAGGGTCCAGGTAAGTGCTGGTCTGTCAGCTTTATTGCCCAGCACACAGTAACCAGTGACGTCGGCTCGGATGTCCACACCCTGCAGCAGCCTGGGACTCCTGACACAGCAGGGGAACTTGAGACAGAGTTGCAGTTGCACCAACATGTCTTTAAAGCAGAAGTCGACCATCAGTCCAAATAACAGGGTGTaggtcaggggtcggcaacaggcggaccgcggtccggatccggacgccgacctatacggacccggagctataatcaatacattaataggggatttgtcggctcctcccgcttttttaacgctgattcgtgtgacttgtgtaattcgtgtgacttgtgtaattcgtgtgacttgtgtaattcgtgtgacttgtgtaattcgtgtgACTTGTGTAATCCAGTTCTCTCGGTTGTTCAGTGATTTATATGAAAGTAATCAAATCAAACAAATGGTTCCATCAATCAATGAGTGATGTTCTGAATACAACTCTGGTCTCAGAGTAAGAGGACTCACTTTGGCTGAGCAGCAGGGTGTTCAGAGACTCCGCCCATTTCTCCAGCTCCTCCCGACTGAACTTCCTCTTCTTGCTGTGGCCCACCTGGCTCCACTGCCGCATGAAGAGGAGGCGGGACCTCCGCTCTGTCACACTGCGGATCACATCATTAGAAATACTGACGCAGGAACAAATGGATCTCATCTTGAAGACATCCAACATGTGTCTGAGGACGGCATTTAAACGTCTTGAGTGTTGTGAGGAATTGTGCCGTTTAATGCAGTGTTCTTGTGTGTGGATATCCATCTGAATTAGCAATAGTCAAAATGAAGCTGAATGAAAATAAAGAGTATGCTGACCTGTCTTTCTGCTCTGTGTTGGACAGGTTTGGGTTTGAAGACGGAGGACTCTGAAACAGACAAGACAAAGTCAACTGGAAGTCTTCCCTGTGTCCAACTCACTGGAACCCCAATAGAGGGGTGCAGGAATTAGTCCTGAACTCCAGAATGAGTTAGCAGTTTAGACATTCCAATTTCCTTGTCTCaaagtcaatgtttttttaaactttgtTAACGTTTTTGGTTCGATGCCTGAAATGAGATGTGTGCTTAACACAAGCTACCCCACTGGTGAAGGAAGCGTTGGGGgtttcccctctcctgcagtgtGCTATCTAGGTGTGTGTGCTATCTAGGTGTGTGtgcatggtctgcaaaggctcgaGAGTTTCTCTCACATCAAAGCATTTCACAGTCGAGACACACAATGCTAATATGAAGCTGAACATAAGCCGAATAGGGACCCTTTAAAGCTCAACgtcagtgttttattttatgcttaaactattttaaaacaGGCATAAATATGTGGAGTGTCCTAAACTAAACGTGTAAGAATCACACATTTCTTTGTTCtacaaactaactaactaactgagCTTCAGTACTGACGGATGATAGCCTGTAAACATGTAGGATAAGACAAGCAGGATATGGTCATCTACTATATGATTGTTTATCATCTTGTGATCAATGTGTACTTTTCTTTTAACTATTCAAAATGCAACTCCAGATGCACTCAAGGGCTTCCCTGCTTTCAACTCCTTCACATGGTGAGTCCCAACGGGGGTGGGGAGCGATCCGATGACAGAGTGAGGAGATAGATTCAGAtccagactgtgtgtgtgctgctctaCAGACTGAAGGAGCCCCACCTGTCCGAACAGACTCCGGAGGTGCAGCTTGGCGGAGGACAGCTTGTGCTTTTGGTTGTGCCTGTGATGCGCTTTGAAGGAGAAGGGGATGGTGGAGGCCCCTCCTCCACCAGGGAGCATGTCGTCCCTCTCCATGCTCTCCGTGCTGCCCTGGGCTTGGGGGACCAGCTGGCCGTCGCTGTAGGCCCTGCAGCCCTCCCCCATGAGGCCCACACTCAGGTGGTTCTTGTCCTGCTTCCCCAGCTCACTCAGGGTCTCCACGCTGACGCTGTGCTGCTTGGTCAGCTCGTTCACCCCCCCCTCATCGTCCCCCTTTAGGCTCCAGGATGGTGGGGGTCAGGAGGGTGGAGCCCCCGTTCAGATCATCGTCCTCCTCTGTGTGAGGGGTGTAGGTGCCAGAGTCCCGGTTCCTCTGAACATCCTGGGTATTCAGGGCCATCCTCCTCCAGGGGAGGAAGTCCAGATCCAGGAGGTTCCCCTCGGAGCTGAACCTGCGCATGATGGCTGTGTGCAAGAAAGGGATTGGCCAGATATGAGTTTTAGGAGAGCTGCAGTGAAGCAACGTGAGTTAGTAAAGCAGGGGGTGTCTGCTCACTAAATGGCAGCCCACTTTGGATTCAATGTCCCTTTAAATTCTGAATTGACATTCTCACACAAATGTAAAAGGAataaaaatacagtttaaaataaataataataaattactgTAATGCATGAGAGACCGACAAATATTTTACTATCACCATTGGCTTTGTTGGTTTGAATGTTTTACATTGACTTACTACATGCTTTATGTAATGTTGTTTAAGTTCATGAAGATCACTTGTAGCATGATGTaggtcgcattcacaccgcgTTACTCTGGTGCGAACCAgatagtttgttacattgtttcatttttgacTCAATTCTTAAGTAATTAGCCCCAAAAAAGGTGGATTTATGACTACATTTGCATGACAATGTAAGTTACAATGTTAAGATATTATACATACATTTTTTCTTTACcgtaaacatttaaatatttgttttcctaTTTTTCTATCCATATTTTTGGTGGGACGAGATTTTGGGAAACacgtataaaatataatatctaGAGTAAGTAAAATAAATCAACAATTACTCTTACTTGAGATTATGTGCAAATCAAAGTCTGATATGATTTAGTATCTTATCATTTGTATTTAGAAATTCAAGGTTAAAACAACAGCCTTTACGGAGTAGGCTATAATCATATTAACTATAAAACGAATACTTTTAGCTCAGTATTTGAACTTTCTGGTATACCTTTTGTATTTTTGTCGTCGCGAAATTTGTGtccattgttttgtttttgcccaAAAAGGCTTCCTTAAATAGCTACTACAGATGAACATAAAGTAGGCTACTGTACTGTTATCACTGGACAGATTATGAGGAAGTAGAACTGCATTATACTCGTTTTATACTGCTGACAGTCTAAATTAATGACATGGCACCCAGCCCGTTAGCCCTTTATCACCGCTGCACCCTGAACACAACAGTTGAAAACGCCAGTATTCACCTGTTCGTCCAGCGGGTTTAGACCGTTGAGACTCTCTCCATGGCAAACAGTCAGATTCCTCAAGATTCCATGAGCGACATGGGCACGAGCTCAGGTTTCCGGATCCAGCAGAGTCGTTTTCTGGcccgagagacagagagaggctgGACTGCAGAGCTGTACCTGGATCAGTCGGACCTCAGCACTCCACACGGACACAGACTGGAGAAGCCTCACGGAAGAAGATATAACTTCAGGTAAAGTTCCACTTGAGTGGCCGAGAGGCTGCCTCCCCCTCCTGACTGCCGCGAGACACACCTTTACTCTGCCTGAACTTGTCTTAGACAACTGAGACTcctgcaggacacacacacacacgcgcgcacacacacacacgcgcgagacacacacacgagaatcacacacacgcacgcacacacacacacacacacacac
This region includes:
- the LOC117455446 gene encoding regulator of G-protein signaling 18-like codes for the protein MGEGCRAYSDGQLVPQAQGSTESMERDDMLPGGGGASTIPFSFKAHHRHNQKHKLSSAKLHLRSLFGQSPPSSNPNLSNTEQKDSVTERRSRLLFMRQWSQVGHSKKRKFSREELEKWAESLNTLLLSQSGVSVFGAFLRSEFSEENLQFYLACEQYKHSSNNFSLQRRAKEIGSTYIKPGAPREVRNSYVRASVMQPRFSDRSASNRKCDSSPVS